The Thermoanaerobacterium thermosaccharolyticum DSM 571 region CAATTGCTAATCCAGAATGAGTAACTATCATTTCTTCTGACTGAGTTAAAATAAATTTCACTGGTTGTACCTCTAAGGTGAATTATATTTTTTGGTATTATATGATTCGCTTATATCTTTATATACTATATTTTGGCCATGTTTGATACATTAAAATTATTTTTCTTTTCACGGATTCAGCTTATGTCCTTTATAATAATAAAGTCGATTCTAAATACAGTATCTTGTGTTGGTTACCACAAGAGCCATAAGTGTTTTATCAGTGCAAGAATTTCAGCTGTTTGCGCAAATTGATCTGTTTTCTGAAAATCTGCCTGAATAATTTATCCCGCGTCATTTCTCCGATATTTATAAAAGTATATTTATAATATGTGGAAGCAGCAGACGCAGAGTAACTGTAGGTAATTCTGCCGTTTAGGGTTAATACTTCGCCATCTTCAAACAACAATTTCATCTCAACAAGACTCCCTGTATTGAAAGAGTAAGTATTGTCACATACAAATAGCAGATAATCAGCTGACAATCTTGCAACTCTGACTTCTATATCCTTTCCATCCAATGTGAGTACTTTTGCTTTTAGATCCCATAATATGGATACTGAATTCCTCCCCTCATGAGACCTTATTTTTGAAAGTAAATATGTATTTTCATCTATTGGAGTAGCTTCAACTTCATACTCATATACTGAATTTAGTTTTTCTACAATCAGGGAAGCTGAAAGTATGTCGCATAAGTCTTGCACATCTTCAATAGCATTTGTGCATTTAAAATAACTTTGCCCTTCTTTAGAGTAAAAATATCCGTCATAATTGAATATACCTTTATAAGTATTTAAAGAAAGATTAGCTGGTAATACTTCTTCATTATTTAAATTTAGTATATCAGCATAGAAAATAATTTTTTCGTTAATTACTTCGATGGCTGCATCCACAACTTGTGGATCAAAATCTTTTCCGCAACATCTTTTAAGTTCGTCAATTATTTTGTCAACAGAAATAGATTTTTTGTAGCTTCTTGGAGAATACAAAACATCTATTACATCTGCAACTTTAATAATTCTGCTTGAAAGAGGGATATCAGTGCCCTTCAACCCATTGGGGTACCCGCTTCCATCGTATTTTTCATGATGATCTCTTACCCATAAAGGGATATCAGGATATATATCACCAATCAATTCCTTTGTAATTAGGTAACCATAGTCTGCATGGCGCTTAACCTCTTCATATTCTTCTTCTGTTAAAGGACCTTCTTTGTTAATTATACTATTTTTTACCTTTATTTTACCGATATCGTGATATAAAGCTGCATAATAAAGTTTTTCTAGGTCATTTTCGGAAAAATTCAACTTTTTAGCTATTTCGATAGACCAGAATGCTACATTGACAGTATGCATCTTCATAGAAGGCTGGTTTGATTTTATATTATCTTCAAATACCATAAGAAATTTTAGAATTTTTTCGGTATCGGCTAACTGGTCATATTTTACCAATGCATAATAGTATATATCAAAGAGATTAAACTTGTTAAAAAATGAAGATAATAATTCTGTGATGTTTTTAGCTTTATAATTGAATCCGAAATATATACAGACAGTGATATCTTTGTGCTTTTCTATTTTTACAGGGATGCATACTTCCTCGACGATATCTTTTTCCATTGAAACGATAGTATCGTCGTCTTCAGCAATATGGTAAAGGGGCTTTAAGCTGTTGCATGCAAAATAAATAATATTATTATTATGATTATCACGCGAAACAGGTGAAGGATAACAACAAGAGGTATCATTAACAGCATCAATTTTTTTGATACAGTATATTTTGCTTTGATCAACGAGGAAAATACTTAAACAATTTATATCAAATTCTGTTTTAAAATTTGAAAGCATTTCAGTTAAATCCAGCGCTCCGTTGATATTATCAAAATATGTAAGCATTTTCTACCTCCTGCAGTATAGATTATAAAACTATAGTAGATAAAAGTTCATACTCTCATCAATAAAAAGTCATGTAACAATATATGAATTTTGTTACATCATAATTTAAATTATTCTTTTTAACATGTTTTTATGGATGATTTATTCGAATCTGTATTCTTCAGGCCTGACATTGTACGCAAATTGAATGAAGAAGGATATACCACCCAAAATTAGTGTATCGGGCTTTATGTGATATTTATAGGGTAAAAGTGCTCTCAAGGTATGTGATAAGCATACAAATCTAAGTAGAAGTTTGAAAATAGACATTTTTGGATAGATGAATATTATATAAACACTGCTGGAATCAGTAATGCAACAATAAAAAATAATAGAGTATTTTTTTATGCGCTGGACGGTAATACAGGTTTATGCATCTGATCAAACTACACTCATTATGGATGGTAATGATTTAAAGGGAATATTTAATGTCTAATATTATCACAAGATTTATTGACTTTACATATTATGTATAGGATCTTAAAGATCTGACTTTATATCTAACTCGAAAGGGGGAGCCAGAATGCCTAAGGATACAGGTAGATCACGCTTTGGCGGAAGCTGGATATGGATAATATTTATAATAATCATAATATTTTTATTCATGCCAGGATTTATAGTTGAAGAGCCCGAAGCCTGAAAACTAGATTGATTTAATATTTTAGGTGATTGTGAAACTATGAGACGAAAATTTACAGCTAGCAATCAATAGAGGAAGATATAGGAAAGATACAGTATACCAGAGAGTACATTTAATCAAGAAAGGTCTGAATTTTATTGATGAACATTGAAAACAGAAAAAAACAGGCATGACAAATAGACCCCAATGATTTATGCAAATGAGGTAGATGCTTAAGTTTAGCTGGCTGTTGAATTAAGCAGCTATAGACTTAACAGAACGAATTTTATCTATAGCTCCCATACGGTATGCTAGTAAAACAGTAATAAGATGCGCAGCACCAGCCATGAAGAAATCTGCCTTGATGGTTTTGCGGTCTCTAGCCTGGAGATTACCAAGCTGCAGGGGAAGTTTGAGCCTAGAGATAACCTGCTCAATGATATGTCGAAAATCAGCTATTTGATTCCATTGCTCTGTATCTCTAGGAATAGGGGTATGAACTCTATAATTATCTTTGGGATATGTATAAAACATTCTGCCACAATCGGAAGTTGTACATTTATCCTCGCAGGAACAAACATATTTGCCACCAGGTAACTTTTCAGTTTTAGGGCAAATAAACTTGTTCCTAAAGGAACGGTTTTTACCTTTACAAGAGCCATCCCATTTCATTGGAAGAGATGGGTCCTTTGGGCATGTAGGAATACCATCTTCATTAATTCCTGGCTTGCCGAAATTTTTTCTGGTATTTCTAGGATTAAGAGCAATGACAGGCAGAATGCCATGATTCTCAAAGAGATATTTATAGTTTGGGACATCATCGAAGCCAGAATCAGCAGTCATAGCATAAATATTAAAGTTACGATGACGCTCAAAAAAATTCTCCATAGCAGGTATAAGCAGTTTTCCATCCCATGTAAGTTTAACTTCTTCAGGGGATGCGGGCTCAGAGCTATCAGTATAATCATTAAAATCCGGCTGGTAATCGCAAAAGTCCATATGTCTTAAAATGCCGAGGGCATTAGACACAACTATAGTTTTGTGGGCATAACAGAAAGTACCATTGATATATTGCAATTTAATATTAGGGTCAACAGAAGCAGTTTTAGGCATTTGATTATAGGCCATTTTATAGATGTCTTCTTTTGACTTGTCCTTGTTAAAGTATTGAAGCTTTTTAACAAGAGCATTAAAGAATTTGGGGTTGTTTTCCTTAACATAGCATTCAATACCAGTAGTATCCATAATATAAACTTCAGCAGGATTGATGCCTAATTCTTTTTCAAGGGCTTGGCCAATTTCCTGACAAATAGGTTCAGTAATATCGACTAACTTATGAAAGAAGGCTTCAATGTCATCACAGTAATCCTGTTTGAACCTTGAGTAAAAAGAAGCATCAGGAACAGTATTAAGCCCACAAAAATCACGGAGTTCTTTTGAAAATGACAAAAAAGTAATAAGTAAATCAATAGTTGGTATAGAAAGTAACTTTTGCAACAGTAAGGTTGAAACAATTGAATCGAGAGAATTATCATGAGGGCGACCAGTAGCTTTATTATAGTGAAAATACCAATTTACAGGGATTAACTCACAAATATTAATATACTGGTCAAGAAGCTCAAGCAACTGAGGTTTTTGAACAACAACAAATTTATGAAAATCATCAATAAAATCAGAAAAATGAAGTTGCTTTATCATGCAGGATCTCCTTTCACTTTGGTTTGATTTTGAATATTTGGTATAATATATAATTCGGCAAAAGTGGAGGAAAATCCTGCTGATATATAAAATAAAACCCTTTAAAATCAATAATTTTGGGGTTTTACAAAAAGCTATGATTTAATATTTTAAAAGGAGGGTTATTATGGCTGGTACAAGTTCGGTATTTGGCCAAAGCAATTTGCTGTTCTTTTTCTTAATACTCGTTGTTTTGATGGGCGGCGGATGGTTTGGTGGAGGATCATGGTCAATGGAAACATTGCTGTTTTTCTTCGTATTACTCGTAATTGTTATGGACGGTGGAATGGGATTATTCTTAAATCAAGTCAAATAACAAAAATGGTCCTATCTTATGGTAGGACCATTTATTATTTACATACAAAAAGTTAAATCAATATCAATAATGCGGCAATGAGAATATAATGAACTAAAATTAAATAATTGGAGCTGATTTTATGACTATATCAGGGAACACGCTATTTTTTTTGTCATTTTAACGGTAAATGATTGTCAAATTTGACTTTTGAGGATTTACTATTCTTTTTCGTTCTTCTAGTTGTTTTACAGCAAGATAAACCGCGTAAAAAAGCAAGACGTTTTTTGTGGTCATTAGCGACGATGAAATTTGAGTAACACAATTAAGCATATTACGTATAATGTATTAGGCCAATAAGGCCAAGAGTAAAAGGAGGATTTTTGAATGGGTACTGATTTAAAAGCTGAAGGTTTTGGAGGTTTTGGCGGATGGTGGATTTGGATCATCATCATAATAATAATTTTATTTTTCTTTTGCCGTAGACCTTGCGATCCTTAATGATTAACAGCAAAGTAGATGTGGTAGTCTATGATATTAAAGACTACCACTTTTTTTGATAGACATATATAATTATAATACATATTAGAATAATCGATAGTTTGAAATATAATTTTAGCCCGGCAATAGAACCGGGCTTTCAGTATGCTAATTTGGATTTGACATTGAAATTAATAATGTTTCTTTTGCTCAGAAATAGGATCCTCGATTAAGGTAGCAAAAATAAATTTATGGTAGTGTTCATCATCAACAGTAGTTTTCCCTTCCACAAAGTGTACGTGTCTTTTATCATCGACTTCAATAGCGGGGCCAGTTATAACGCCTATCTCATGATGATGATCCTCAAAGAAGTCAGTGCTGACTAATATTGCATGAACATGACTATCACCATATGGTATAACTTGGCTTGTAACACCTGCAAAGCGGTGATTGTGTTCTTCTTTTTTTTCTTTGTCTCTATATTTTTCTTTTTTGTCTTCTTCAGCTAATTTTGTGCTACCTAAAAATTCATGATTGTGAGTTTGACATTCCTCTTTTTTATTATTGTAGTCAAAATAACTTTTAATTTCCTCGATTGATAATTCCATATAAATAAACCTCCAATAAATAAATTTTTTGATCAATAATATTATATGTTTAAGTAGAGAATAAGTGCAAAAAATTAAATGATGGTATGATGAGTATAGTTACAAACTAATGCCCAGAAGGCTTTTTTATGTGGCAATAATGCGGTGATGTAATGTGCCGAGAAAATTATAATTTGTAATACATCTTTTACTTTAGGATCCATTTTCGCAGGTTCTTAAAAAGGCTCTTAAAGAGAAATTAGGAATTAGAGAATATAAACCATAAGAGCTTTAAAATGAGTGCATATTGTTTTATCATGGGAAAATTTTCACGGCGTAAATAAAAATCAAGTATTCTTTTGTAAGTACTTGATTTTTTAATTATTATAATCGATTTTTTGCTCAATTTTGTCCCTGAAGTGTTCCAAAATTTGTTCTAAAATATATTTTATTGAATTAATCCAGTTATAAAATTATTGATTTTAGGCATAAAAATGGCAGGGGAGACAAGAATCGAACTCGCAACCTACGGTTTTGGAGACCGCCGCTCTACCAATTGAGCTACTCCCCTGCGACGAAATTTATTATATCACAGTATTTTTTCTGAGTCAATAACCTATTTTGACTCATGTAGTTATTATGTCATAAAAGTTAATTCAAAAAGTGTGCAAAATATAAAAATAATTCACAACTTGCACGAATTTTAAGTTAAATTCTTTTATTACGATTTGTCCAATGATATAATATTAATGGTAATTAAAATGCAAAGGAGAGTTAAAGTATGAACACAATTGATGAATTAACAATTAATACTATACGTATACTTTCAATTGAACAAGTACAAAAAGCAAACTCCGGCCATCCAGGTATGCCTATGGGATCTGCACCAATGGCGTATACGTTGTGGGCAAAGTATCTAAAGCATAGCCCTAAAAATCCAAAATGGGCGGGAAGAGATAGATTTATATTGTCTGCTGGACATGGATCTGCACTTTTATATTCTCTATTGCATCTATTTGGGTATGGACTTACTATAGAAGACCTTAAAAATTTTAGGCAATGGCAAAGCATGACACCTGGGCACCCGGAATATGGACATACTCCAGGTGTTGAAATAACTACAGGGCCTTTGGGACAAGGTATTTCTAATGCTGTAGGTATGGCAATAGCTGAAACGTATATGGCAAACAAATTCAATCGTCCAGGCTATAGCATTGTAGATAATTATACATATGCCATTGTAGGTGATGGATGTCTTATGGAGGGCATCTCATCTGAAGCTTGCTCATTAGCCGGGACATTAAAGCTTGGCAAGTTAATTGCCTTATATGATTCTAATAATATATCTATTGAAGGTGGCACAGACATTGCATTTACAGAAAATGTTGGCAAAAGATTTGAAGCTTATGGCTGGCAGGTACTAAGAGTTGAAAACGGCAATAATGTGGATGAAATAGGAAAAGCTATAGAAGAAGCTAAGGCAGACAAAGAAAGACCATCTTTAATTATAGTAAAGACTACGATTGGCTATGGCTGTCCAGAAAAACAAGGGAAAGCTTCAGCACATGGAGAACCTCTTGGAGAGAAAAATATTGAAGAAACAAAGAAGTTTTTAGGATGGAACTATGATAAAGAGTTTTATGTTCCTGATGAAATTAGAAAATATATGGACGAGGTTATAAGTAAATTAAATGAAGAAGAAGACAAATGGAACGTGATGTTTGAAAATTACAGAAAAGAGTATCCAGAATTGGCTGATGAGTGGGATAGGTGGCATAGTGAGAAATTGCCTGTTGATTTGATAAATGACGAGGGACTCTGGAATTTCAAATTAAAGACTGCAACAAGGTCATCATCAGGAGAAATTTTAAACTATTTAGTAAAACTGGTTCCCAATCTAATAGGTGGTTCGGCAGATCTTGCGCCATCTACTAAAACATATACAAAAGATAGAGGTGACTATAGCAGCGAAAACAGAGGTGGTTCAAACTTCCATTTTGGAGTTAGGGAACATGCTATGGGAGCAATTGCAAATGGCATAGCTGCTTATGGTGGGTTAATACCTTATGTATCAACGTTCCTTGTTTTCAGCGATTATATGAAAGGTGCTGTAAGGCTATCAGCATTGATGAAGCTTCCTGTAATTTACGTATATACACACGACAGCATAGGAGTTGGGGAAGATGGTCCTACACATGAACCGATTGAGCATTTGCCAATGTTAAGAAGCATTCCGAATCTAACTGTAATAAGGCCTGCAGATTCCAAAGAAGTGTCTGCCGCATGGTGTTACGCTTTAAACAAAAAAGATGGTCCGACTGCATTAATACTTACAAGACAAAATTTACCCGTTTATGAAGAAACATCAAAAGAAGCATTAAAAGGTGGATATATTTTATGTGATGCTGAGGGAGGCAATCCAGACATAATTTTAATGGCTAGCGGTTCAGAGGTTAATTTGGTTTATGAAGCTTGCAAACAATTAAAAGAAAAAGGTATAAAAGCAAGAGTAGTTAGCATGCCCTCAATGGAAATATTTGATCAACAATCGGAAGAATACAAAAAGATGGTGCTTCCAGATAACGTAAGAGCCAGAATTGCAGTAGAAGCCGCAAGCACGATGAGCTGGTATAAATATGTAGGGCTTGATGGATGCGTAATCGGGCTGGATCACTTTGGAGCATCAGCACCTGGCGATGTACTTTTCAAAGAATTTGGGTTTACTGTTGAAAATGTTGTTAATAAGGCATTAGAATTATTGAAGAAAAAGTAGAATAAGAGTGCCGATAAGGCACTCTTATTTAGAAGGAATCTCTAAAATAATGTCGAATATGTATTAACTAAATGGATTTATAATAACGTTTTTAATATTAGGGAAGGGATGATATTAATGAGTGTGAGTTTAAAAAAGGTTTCATACTCAGGTTGGAATGACTGTATTGAAGTTTCTAATGGTTTAGTAGATTTTATTGCTACAACAGAGATAGGACCTAGAATAATAAGATTTGGCTTTGATGGGCAAGTCAATGAGTTCAGCATCAACGACGAAGATGCAGGCAAAAAAGGTGAAAATATTTGGAGAAATTATGGAGGACATAGGTTGTGGCACAGCCCTGAAGCTATGCCAAGGACTTATACACTTGATAATTTCCCAATTAGTTATGTGGAAGTAGAAAATGGTGTTAAACTTATTCAAGAACCTAAAGATTTTGCATATATACAAAAAGAGATAGAAATTACTTTAGATCCTAATAAACCTGTTGCAAAAGTGAAACACACATTGACAAATAAGGGCGCATGGGCAGTTGAGCTTTCACCTTGGGCTATATCAGTAATGGCAACAGGCGGTTTGCAGGTTGTAGAGCAGGCAAATAAAGATACAGGTCTTTTGCCGAATAGAGCTTTGGTATTGTGGCCATATTCAAAAATGAATGATCACAGAATACACTTTGGCGACAAATACATAATTTTTCAGCAGGATCCGAATAGAAAAGAGCCGTTTAAGTTTGGTATACAAAATGAGAAAGGATGGGCAGCATATTTCAATCATGACCATCTTTTTATAAAGAAATTCAAACATGATGAAAACGCAGTATATCCGGATTACAATGCTTCTTACGAAACATATACTACAGACTGGATGATGGAAATGGAGTCATTAGGTCCTATGGTTAAATTAAACCCAGGTGATTCTACAGTCCATACAGAAGAATGGTTATTATACGATAATGTAAAAAGACCTTCAATGGATGAAAACGAAATAGAAGAATTGATATCTAAGTATGTAAAATAATTTATTGATAAGATTATATATAAATTAGGGCTTAATTTTCAAAGCCCTAATTTAAAGCTTTATTATCTAGGAGGATAAAATTTGGAAATTATTATTGTCTTTATTGCGATTATAATTGATCAAATGTCAAAATATTTTGTTGTAAAGTATTTAAAACCTATTGGCAGTTTCCCTATAATAAATAATATATTTCATTTTACGTATGTTGAAAATAGAGGTGCTGCTTTTGGAATTTTACAAAATAGGACTTTGTTTTTTATTATAATAACTGTTATTGTAGGAACAATATTAATATATTCAATTGTAAAAATACCTGGAAGTACTTTTTACAAATTTACGCTTTCGATGATACTTGGCGGAGCTATAGGAAATCTGATTGATCGTGTTAGGCTTGGATATGTTGTTGATTTTATTGATTTTAAATTTTTCCCTGCGGTATTTAATTTAGCTGATTCTATGATAGTAGTTGGAGCATTTTTATTATGTTATATATTGATATTTAAAAAAGGAAATTAATAATTTTTTTAAATGGATGTGACTGAAAGGAACTTTGTGTATGAATATCGCTGATAGAATAAATATAATTGCAGAAAAAGATGATGTAGATAAGAGAATAGATTCTTTCTTGGCTTCTGAATTGGATTATACGAGATCATATTTAAAGAAGTTAATACTGGATGGGCTTGTAAAAGTCAATGGTTTGTTGATAAAACCAAATTATAAACTAAAAGAAGGAGATTCAGTTGATGTAAATATACCTGAAGCAGAAGAAATAGATTTGAGTCCTGAAAATATTCCTCTTGACATTATTTACGAGGATGATGATATTATTGTGATAAATAAGCCTCAGGGAATGGTTGTACATCCTGCTCCCGGCAATTACAGCGGCACACTTGTTAATGCGCTTCTTTACCATTGCAAAAACTTATCAGGCATCAATGGTGAGCTAAGACCGGGAATTGTCCACAGACTTGATAAAGATACTTCTGGTGTGATGGTTGTTGCTAAAAATGACAAGGCTCATTTAGATCTCTCAAATCAA contains the following coding sequences:
- a CDS encoding HD-GYP domain-containing protein; translated protein: MLTYFDNINGALDLTEMLSNFKTEFDINCLSIFLVDQSKIYCIKKIDAVNDTSCCYPSPVSRDNHNNNIIYFACNSLKPLYHIAEDDDTIVSMEKDIVEEVCIPVKIEKHKDITVCIYFGFNYKAKNITELLSSFFNKFNLFDIYYYALVKYDQLADTEKILKFLMVFEDNIKSNQPSMKMHTVNVAFWSIEIAKKLNFSENDLEKLYYAALYHDIGKIKVKNSIINKEGPLTEEEYEEVKRHADYGYLITKELIGDIYPDIPLWVRDHHEKYDGSGYPNGLKGTDIPLSSRIIKVADVIDVLYSPRSYKKSISVDKIIDELKRCCGKDFDPQVVDAAIEVINEKIIFYADILNLNNEEVLPANLSLNTYKGIFNYDGYFYSKEGQSYFKCTNAIEDVQDLCDILSASLIVEKLNSVYEYEVEATPIDENTYLLSKIRSHEGRNSVSILWDLKAKVLTLDGKDIEVRVARLSADYLLFVCDNTYSFNTGSLVEMKLLFEDGEVLTLNGRITYSYSASAASTYYKYTFINIGEMTRDKLFRQIFRKQINLRKQLKFLH
- a CDS encoding transposase; this encodes MIKQLHFSDFIDDFHKFVVVQKPQLLELLDQYINICELIPVNWYFHYNKATGRPHDNSLDSIVSTLLLQKLLSIPTIDLLITFLSFSKELRDFCGLNTVPDASFYSRFKQDYCDDIEAFFHKLVDITEPICQEIGQALEKELGINPAEVYIMDTTGIECYVKENNPKFFNALVKKLQYFNKDKSKEDIYKMAYNQMPKTASVDPNIKLQYINGTFCYAHKTIVVSNALGILRHMDFCDYQPDFNDYTDSSEPASPEEVKLTWDGKLLIPAMENFFERHRNFNIYAMTADSGFDDVPNYKYLFENHGILPVIALNPRNTRKNFGKPGINEDGIPTCPKDPSLPMKWDGSCKGKNRSFRNKFICPKTEKLPGGKYVCSCEDKCTTSDCGRMFYTYPKDNYRVHTPIPRDTEQWNQIADFRHIIEQVISRLKLPLQLGNLQARDRKTIKADFFMAGAAHLITVLLAYRMGAIDKIRSVKSIAA
- a CDS encoding YmaF family protein; the protein is MELSIEEIKSYFDYNNKKEECQTHNHEFLGSTKLAEEDKKEKYRDKEKKEEHNHRFAGVTSQVIPYGDSHVHAILVSTDFFEDHHHEIGVITGPAIEVDDKRHVHFVEGKTTVDDEHYHKFIFATLIEDPISEQKKHY
- the tkt gene encoding transketolase is translated as MNTIDELTINTIRILSIEQVQKANSGHPGMPMGSAPMAYTLWAKYLKHSPKNPKWAGRDRFILSAGHGSALLYSLLHLFGYGLTIEDLKNFRQWQSMTPGHPEYGHTPGVEITTGPLGQGISNAVGMAIAETYMANKFNRPGYSIVDNYTYAIVGDGCLMEGISSEACSLAGTLKLGKLIALYDSNNISIEGGTDIAFTENVGKRFEAYGWQVLRVENGNNVDEIGKAIEEAKADKERPSLIIVKTTIGYGCPEKQGKASAHGEPLGEKNIEETKKFLGWNYDKEFYVPDEIRKYMDEVISKLNEEEDKWNVMFENYRKEYPELADEWDRWHSEKLPVDLINDEGLWNFKLKTATRSSSGEILNYLVKLVPNLIGGSADLAPSTKTYTKDRGDYSSENRGGSNFHFGVREHAMGAIANGIAAYGGLIPYVSTFLVFSDYMKGAVRLSALMKLPVIYVYTHDSIGVGEDGPTHEPIEHLPMLRSIPNLTVIRPADSKEVSAAWCYALNKKDGPTALILTRQNLPVYEETSKEALKGGYILCDAEGGNPDIILMASGSEVNLVYEACKQLKEKGIKARVVSMPSMEIFDQQSEEYKKMVLPDNVRARIAVEAASTMSWYKYVGLDGCVIGLDHFGASAPGDVLFKEFGFTVENVVNKALELLKKK
- the lspA gene encoding signal peptidase II; amino-acid sequence: MEIIIVFIAIIIDQMSKYFVVKYLKPIGSFPIINNIFHFTYVENRGAAFGILQNRTLFFIIITVIVGTILIYSIVKIPGSTFYKFTLSMILGGAIGNLIDRVRLGYVVDFIDFKFFPAVFNLADSMIVVGAFLLCYILIFKKGN
- a CDS encoding RluA family pseudouridine synthase — translated: MNIADRINIIAEKDDVDKRIDSFLASELDYTRSYLKKLILDGLVKVNGLLIKPNYKLKEGDSVDVNIPEAEEIDLSPENIPLDIIYEDDDIIVINKPQGMVVHPAPGNYSGTLVNALLYHCKNLSGINGELRPGIVHRLDKDTSGVMVVAKNDKAHLDLSNQIKERTILKKYIAIVEGVIKDDEGSIEAPIGRDHVERKKMAVTEDGRYALTLYKVLERYKNNSLIEATIKTGRTHQIRVHMSYIGHPIVGDEVYGYKKQRFNLLGQALHSKLLGLVHPSKKIYMEFEAPIPEYFERLINILKSKQ